AATTCGGGATGCTCCAAAGAGCATATGATGGGATGCTCGTAAGAACAGTATAACGGGAAGCTTCAGAGGGCTTGTAAtgggacgctctttcgagctacggtacgtccgcaacatatgcaggaacATTACCATTTCAGGAAACAGAACCCTGTATCCAATCgagtttcattcattttatcagAACTTATTCATTTATCAAGAGTTGTTGGATATGAGGTAAACTATATGCACatacatgaaatttataaaatttacatattcaatagtcaatttaagaatataaatatatacaatttagttacatgaacttaccttgacaattGTTCGTGAGTTGAAacctactaatccgatactttttctttaaCACAATCTAACTCTATTTTTTATCTATCcagatctatacgagtaaatttaaattaatttaatacaattcatattcaattcatctcaattcacacattaggaaaaattaccattttgcccttatacttttacttatttatgatttcgtccctaggctcggaaaataaaaGTCATCCAACTCAACCCTTATTCCAAGGCTAgccaaattttatatgtaactATAACAGCACaagtttttcacaaaaattagaattttccatgaattttgcATTTTCACAATTGAATCCTTAATTCAtgatttcatccaaaattccttaataaaatacctttaaaaatCCACCAagatctcaatttcatcatctaataactaaaatcatatgaGTTCATCAACGGTAACTtccaaaccttttaaaaaaatccaaaaactaatgaaatagtaagttagacctaattgtaaaagtcccaaaatatagaaatttcaaggaaaaagcaagaattaaacttacatgaaactaaaatatgaaaaaaaaaagcttaaaccCTCTTCAATGGCTATTTTTCATCTGAAAATGGTGATGATTTTCTCTAGAATTttcaatttctcttttatttcatttaatttggcaaaatttacaattttgcccttatttcacATAAAATCTCTAATTTTTCTAAGCTTACGCCGCCTCAACCATTTCATGTGCTCTATTTGCTATTTTATTCCTcctttattttactatttaggctatttaatcactttagcaagttttgcacctttttcaatttaatcctttttaattaattgactaccaaaacgttaaaatttcctaacgaaactttaatactaccttattgacacttcgtaaatatttataaaaatatttaccatTTGGTTTATAACaccgaggtctcgatacctctttttctcaatttcgtAACCTAATAAAtctttataaaacacaaattactaattcaaaaatctcttaaaaattacatttgactcttaaatattaaataatgaaatctaCGAGATTTCTTGTCAGATTTAGTggcctcgaaccactatttctgacaccactgaaaatcgagCTATTACAGggattatatgttttattgttaaaCTCACTAACCTTATAAAACTTATGGTGTATAGGAAAGAAATGTGTTTATGAGCTAATTAATGAATCTATGCATTAATGGTTTGAATAAATACTTatttggtaagtttaagtttaattttaagtttaagtttaagttatacgagcttactaaggaTTGATTGCTTACATTGTTGCACCTCATTCTTTGTAGATCATCAGAAGTTAAGGCTGGTCGAAAATTCAAGTTGGAGGACACACACTATTTGTTCTTCAAATCGGTAGaagtttttatcattttgaagttggttataaatgacatgtactATGAGCCTTTCAGTTCTTTTGCTTATAATGATATTGCTTATAACCTTGGTTAAGAAAGATTTGTGGTTGTGTAtatatttggtattttggttTTTGCATGTCTTTATAAGTGCTTTTGGTCATATGGTTTATTCTTCATGGAAGTGGTTTGAGGTATGGtaatatgtatgtgaatgaaagGGATAAATTGATATGTTTCACATGTTTATAAGGTAAGAGCGTGTGAACattgaataatgaatttagattggtgtttgaattgtggtgtcaacgagggcatattggttaggcacttaggttgaatgttttggtatgttttatgcatgtttgaatgtgtGAAAATGGTTGGAATTGATTTGGCTTGGTACCTAAGAAATGGTTGATGGTTTGGTTTATTTTAGAAGTCATTTTAGATGCACACGGCCTAGGAAATGGGttgtcacacgaccatgtgtcacaTACGATTATGTGAcctatttaaattttgtgtagGATTTGTCCACACGGTTTCAAAGAGTTACACAGTCTGacgacatgaccgtgtgaccctatttttgAATTGTACATGGTCTAAGAACATAGGCGTGTGGAGTAGCCACACAACGACACTTGGGGCCACATGAGTTGGTCTtcttcacacggccgtgtgatccCTATTTAAACTCtttacttaaaatttcatagaagtttcaatttaatccaaaatttatcCCGGTTAGTTTTAAAGGTTCCATAAGCTCGatttaagtcattttcatatatatatgtgctaTGAATGTTAATTGgttatgaatatttgatatttaaatttatttttgaataatattagTCTAGTATTGAATTTGATAACTGTtgtaatactttgtaaccctaattcgatgaTAGaaacgggttaggggtgttacagtgtgGCCCTTTTtcaattgatataataacatatttagtcaTTAATACTTATATATTCTATCGATTTGGTcctaatattaaataattcaataaattcaaccctttatatttacaaactctatcaatttaatcctcaaactTTCCCAaacttttagtttatttttaccACCAAATTCTTCTATTGGTGATGACGAACAAATAAACGAGACTTATTCTTTTAGAAACTTAGcccttttcttctattttaaactgtatttttaatatataataattttaaaattcttattcatataattttaaaaccattaaatataaatatgagataatgttttgaaattaacaaaattgaatttcatatATCCTTACAATGTTGACAGTATTTTCCTCGAAAAGGAAAAATCCTCTAGTCTCTAGCGTGTAATGTAATAATATACATTACAATTTGTAGTTTCATTATTCTTcttgataagtgctaaaagtaacatgttttgacctcattcttaatgcattttgaggtaattattcgatgttaattgtgaattttatactcATAATCCTTTAAGTTcatgttttaatgcttaatagAGCACTTGGGAGCAAAATGAGCGAAAAACGAAATGTTGAAACAAGTTACAAGAGCTACACGAGCTGAACCATTCCATACGATCATGTGACCCACAAGGGCATGCGATTGGTTGTGTCCATTTAACGGAATTGCATaccaaaattacaatttttaggttttgggtaTTCTAATACGTATATATGAcgaaaataataagatatgGGAGACTCGTtagagaatattgaagaaaacaactcgaaaaacatcATTGAAGTTGAATTTGAAGCAGATTTTTGTCAAGATTGAATATTCCCAATTGATTCCTTAAGaagttatcatgagtttctttatttttttcagttatACTATAtcttgatgtttttattttcgaacatgaactaattttctaaatacctaggcagatgaaccctatgatggattttgtcatttgatttttattttacgcaataaatacttagtttcttgttttcaattaagtgtgcttaattcttggtttgatatttctaaattattaatccatgtttgatgtgcttaaatcggTGGTTGAATAGactctgtttaagagtagatcttgcaTAGTTGAGTGGAGTTGTatgcaatcctaaaaataggatgacataaatctaccagattcgagtcaaatctaataggggaatccatagcaCGAGTTAAGTGATTGTAACTACCTGAAAGTCAGTAATGTTGGGAAGTGCATTTTTGGGATTCCGTTTCTGTAAACCGGGTTCGTAAATATTAGTTTTTGTAACAAATTGAATTTcggtttagtaattttaatgatttagttgttaattaaggttcagggactaaatttcttaaGTGATAGAAGTGTgaaaagatattaaattatcatataGAAATTGTTTTAGGAACTTATATAATAATTAGGccattatatttatgttttcatagtGGTCGGTTATGACTTTGTGAATTATAGatactatataatatatatgttaaaacttaagaaaaatttGTGAgtaaatagttataaaataaaataaagcataactaaataataaaatatagaaagtggaataaaatcaaagcattttctcttatttctttcattcaaaagccgaaacaaagaaaaagaaggaggAGGAGCATTCGGCCATAgtatttagattttgaagcttaattTGGTTAGTAAATCTTagttctttttatataaattttatcttttttggaGTCTTAAGTTCATAAGTTGGCTTGCccatgttaaatttttttggaattgTTGAAGTTCATGGAAATTGCCATTGTAgagaaaattaagttttttatgttAGTTTAATAGATTTTGGGGTTAGAAATGAAATGAGACTATTTTGAAGAGTCAAGTGATGATTCCatgcaaaaaaaagaaaaaaagattaagttgtacaaaattcaaatttaggggtttaattgaGAAGTAGGAAGTTCTATAGGAGCTCTAGGAAAATTCAGTTTAAAGTTGAGGGAAATTTATTAGTATCAGTTTcgaggatttaattgaaaatttatgtaaaagtagtataaattttgtaattaaatatgaattggCCTGtgaaatgttaatttattatatctgtTTAATTCGTAGCTAATATCGAACCCAAATCCTCGAGTAAGAAAGGAAAATACAAGATTGTCGATGAATGACTCAAAATTATGACGTGTGTTTCtatatttcaaatcaatttaattgttGCATTGAACATTGCATTTTATAGTGAGTTACAAGGTAAGTTACAAAATTGATTTagtatgatttgaattgaaatgagatGATTGAATGATTATTAGTGGCAAGgtattaaattgcataatagtaaaaatgttgTATATTGTATGAGAAATCGGATTGATATGAAAATGAGATGGTTGATTATGTACATGAATTCaggatatgaaatgaaattacaaattgaattgagaatattgttaccctattaactgttcagGTAGGGTCgggtataattggcatgccatatgataggaagagtttagggttttacaACTACGTGTCGGGGAGTGCTCGACACCCCATTTGTCAGTTTTTATTGGCCAGAGTAGGGCGCAATTTGTTTCTATGGATTATTCCGTTAGGCTCTGGGAGCCaaaatttggtgtgttggttggatccgtatATCCGAGTCcaagtcatgttaataggggaaaaacaaaaaaaaagggtgtTGAAATTGGAAATGGCAAATGAAATATGGATGGATGTgaattttggataaattataataaatgtaCAAAGTGAAAATGTGATGATTCTTGAAAATtcttatgtttaaattgaaaatgaattacaAAAGATGAATGAAGTAATATATATGTTTCCTTTCATTATTTGAATTGTAGTTTCAGTTATGTAATTGAATAGTTTGtcctatatttaatttttcaaattttgaaagcaCCACTGAATTATACTCAACGTAAGTTTGTTTTCTCGTGCATGGGTTAGGTACTTAGTAGAATTATCATTGACTCGGCATCCAGTGACGATCTTGAACTCAAATTTTGGTGAATAGTCTTTTTTGTtggttttggcatgtacctatattttaaaatgttggttTTGGTCATTTTGTATCTGGTGGTCTTTTGtggtatgtaaatatgtatgtgTGATGGAAATGGTCAACTTGTGGATATTCAAAAAGTGTTTTGCTTTGGGTTAATTGTTTAAGGTTGGtatggatggttttgatatttaGGTGAATTATGCTTGATGAATCCTTGGAATTAGTTAGCACATGATATGTTATTCCTTATTAGCTTTGAAAGCCTTATTACCTAGGTTATAAAATGTCGAGTTTTTGGTTGCTTGTTTTGTGGTTTGGTTTTTAGCATTTTGGAAGCTTTATTGTGGATGGAACAATTTAGATATGATAATGATGTTTTAGATGAAAtgtttaatgtatatatatatatattgtggtGTTAATgatggcacattggttaggcacgtAAATTGTCGAAAATAGGTATGTTTTAGACTCAGTTATTGGTGTTTGAAAGCATGATTTTGGCTAATTATTTTTTGACTTGGCACCTAAGGAATTGATGTTGAAATACCTtgttttaaaagcaaattttaagtacacacagcctgagacacgggcgtgtcacatggctgtgtgtctcacacggttacaccacatggccatgtgtcttaTTGTTTTTAGGTGCAGGTTTCCCACGGTCTAGCACATGGTTGCAACACGGCTGTGTGGTCAAACACAGtttgtcacacggtcgtgtggccctAATTCGATTATGCACATGGGCGAACACACGGGTtaggacatgaccgtgtgtctaaacttcgaatgtccacacggtctgggctatgtcacacagCGATGTAAcccctatttttaaaattttcaatttttttttcaaaattttctgttttgtttcaaaatgaaCCCCGAACAttacaaactatttttaaggcctcatAGGTTCGGATTAAGGCTGTAATTGTATTTattcatcaattttatttatgtattgatTGCTGTTATTTAAATTGCATAATTGTTTTCTTTCGAAGTAATTGTTTAGTTTTGTATTGTAATACTCCGTAATCTCAATCCGGCGATGAAGACGAgttagggtgttacagtgataataggggttttaattacaaagaaatttcaattaatcaacctagaatTAGTTACTCTTATgcttgaaagagatattagtataatttagtgatttctacagatcaagattctaagtaaagaaattgcgtaatttagattaatAGTGACAAATGAAATCTAGGCAGATTTTTTTCCTAGTTATTGTTTCACTTATTGGTTGTTAATCGATTATTTcgtgatttattttttgtcgtgttcgttagttaattaatttagtcaattttaatttttaattgatcactcgaattattcggttaaataatagaaagatggTAATTattagtacttttagtctttaCGAGAATGATATTTTTACTTatcatagctatactattaattgataagtATACCTatcttagttaaatttttagttaattttgctATTCAAGCACTGTGAGCATGCTAATAGAGATATCGTGCAAACTTCCACTATTACACAATGTGGTGACAATTACCGTCACAGTTTTCTGTCACTATTATAGCTTGTTAGTAACAAAACAATGACGAACTAATAATAGAACTAACATTTAAAACTCAACTATTTACTGTGATGAAATTTAGTGAGAAACTTGTAATAGAAATACGACAGAAATCATATTTCGTCAAAATAATCGTCACaaagttttgaaattattattcaaaaaggaaattttcatcacaaatattaaatttataaatagtgATGGTATTTTGTAATTGAATTGTCAcagatttaattaattaaattattttaaaatatatataacttcaaACTAAAATTAGAATATGCCCTCGTTTTGGTTCgggaaaataaattaaaattttagatataatatttatatcaatatataataaGTATAGTCAATTGAATCTTAAcactattaatattaatattattattattattattattattattattattattattatcttcaCTATATATAAACAAGTGTTAAAACAtagtaaaataatcaaaacacatgTTCATGGtgtcaaaaaaattacatgcaCATGACACAAATATCACATGTTAAAATCtatagaaaataaatcattaatatgaaaaaattatttaaatttataaaactttgaaaaaaaagtaatgctaatgcaatataaaaaatataatttttttataaattgaattcaaatgacaaattatgtaaattatgatattaattgatacataatacaaacaaaaaaatataatttctttaaattgaataattatgaaaatttatataaaaccattttatcttttaattttctttattttttgtttttacaattaacttttgttttttcggtaaaagggtaaaaaccaagatttttatagaaaaacttaaaatcttACCGGGAGTTCAACTAAAACTTAAGTTTCATCTTCAAAATTGAATAACACAATTTCCTAtaaaaccctttttttctttttttttaaagaaagtaCTAAAATTAGGTGATTAAAATTAGTGTACAGTAACACCGCCTAATCCCAAATTAACaagtgaccaaattgaaaacttataaaagttaaatgacACTTGTATAATTTACCATTAGTAGATCTTACATAATTGAAAGTTGCATCTTCATCACATAATAATTGCGTGCACAACACATAAAAATGCTTTTTAGAAGGAAATATAATTGGAGTGATTTACGCTcgttattattaaaattgagcAAACTTTGTATTGTTAATGggtttaatgaaaattttggtcgctaatgtttatatgttttgtcaaaatagttttaattgtatttttaagttttaattgtatttaatataaaaatattatgtttgaCCAATATTCccatatttatttcttaatattcAAGTTTCTTTTAAAGGAGTCGgttgagtcttaactcaattGACATGGAAATTGTTACCAATATAGGAATACATGAGTTTAAGTGCATTAAAACgtattatcttcttatttatatataatataaaagaagatactgatttatatatatatatatatatatgaactttgagtttcaaatactttttttaactatatttaaagtggatctatttttatatttaagttttaaatatgatttttaagtttgttatattttaagttatttgtttactttttcttGACAAATGGCGTCGTGTCATTGGTTGGTGTATTTTAACAGAAATTTTGACCGTTAATGGGATTACAGAATTAAAGTAGAGGACCAAgctgataataaaaataaaatacaaggaccaaattgataaaaaatagtaaaaataccaaagtgataattttgttatttcctATTATTAAAGTTACCATATTTGTCTCTTTACTTTTCTAGTTATTGTATTAATAtcaatttcttaaatatttttatcaaatatgagttttatataaatattattatttggtacataatacaaattttcatttagttttaaataacaatttcacattaaaattGCACATTTTgctaaaaaattgtattaattgttttaattttgaaaatacttctaattttcaaacaaaaatttttctataaaattaaataaattaatataaaatattaaaataaatacacacAATCAACCTGTgcatcacatatatatacactagATTGTATTCATATGCAATGACAATCCACTGGACatattaactttataatatttttatgttattattttgtttaaaatcattaatgaaaTGAAGAtatataatgtaattaaaaatatttaactaattttaattggttatattaatagtatttaatcttaaaaatatttaatatttaatattaaaacaatacaaaatttatcatgattaaatattaatttatcataaatgaaatattattaataataatttgtgtaggttatttatatattgttaaattaattttgtttaatgttataattgttaagattttatattaaaaataatatgttattttaaacctTTTGAATAgattagaaattatgaaatttaaaaaagtatattattgtaaattgtgaatttaaatGTGTTTCTAAAATATTGTTGTAAAACACTTTAACcttttaacattaattataatttaaaatatgttgttaaatatatatttttaaagtcagtttaaaaaataatatgacttattagaattatttaaatttcattaataacTTTTAATGGTATTGAACATAAATAACACTTTTGATATTGGTGACACATGTCACTCAATGAACTGTGCTAGAACTATTTGTTTCCAAAATTAtgcattattatatataatatattagtttTGTTTATCAGTGCTTtactatgtatataaattatttgtaatatttttaatatattatatgcaCAAAAATAAGTAAACATTTTGGATGCTTGCAGTCTgcattaatctcaaaattttagagACTGCTTGCTAATTCTTAAAACaagcaaaaatattttgaaatatgggTTTACGAATTAAGATATCGTTCGCACttatttccattattttccTGAAACCAAAGAGAGATCAAAGAAGCTTGTGGATCTGCAAAACCAGGTTTCATTATCTGTAAGcattagaattaataaaaacaaaatataaatgctTCATCATCTATGGTTTGACATGGAGCACAAATATACTCCAGCAATCCTAGAATCTTCTTAGGAACTTTTAGCAACTACAAGTAAACCAAACCCACAACATCATAAGAATCTTAGGTTTACATGTTTTGATCGATTCTTCCTATTTTTTGTTGTCGTCTTCTTCCAACTCAAAGGCCGAAATAGGGAAATGGGCTTTCAAGCCACTGGGAATGGTAAAGGAAATCTTTCCAGAGGAAGGATCTTCGATAAACATGCCGGAGATGGTGATCCAAATAAACAACTCCTTGCACTTAATTCCTGTGAGTTTCTTAATACCGCCATTGTCTATAAAAAAGTTGATCTCTCTATTGTAAGATACTACCTTATTAATCCGCTTAAATTTGTGCTCTTTCTTGTTCTTCAGCTTCATCCACACAAGCCCAGTTGATCGATTTCGACCGAACTCTATTATTTCAACAGGTTCGATGCCCTTGGGCAAAGATATTTCCTCAAGCAGCTCCAAAAATTTTTGCTTGCAAACATCTTCTCCACTGTAAGTCTCGGCATTTGCTCCGTGAGTCTCGGTAACTGATGATGGCATTTTAAGCTCAAAGTTTGTTTGTTAAAATGGGAATTTCTGGGTCTTATTTTAAACTCCTAGAAAGAAGGTTGggtcttatttaaattaatcaaagcATTTAGTGTTGATTTAATTAACATGCATTAATGTACTAATTTGTAGGATTAATTGCCATTGAAGTGTCTGGAAGAACTTAATTTAGGTTGTGAGGTGGGAGGAGAATGGCCAAGCCATTTGGTTTGTAGGATTAATTAGTCTACGTAATCAGTACTACAAAGGGATTATTTTAGCAGAAGCCCAACCCTGGA
This genomic stretch from Gossypium raimondii isolate GPD5lz chromosome 6, ASM2569854v1, whole genome shotgun sequence harbors:
- the LOC128041747 gene encoding uncharacterized protein LOC128041747; this encodes MPSSVTETHGANAETYSGEDVCKQKFLELLEEISLPKGIEPVEIIEFGRNRSTGLVWMKLKNKKEHKFKRINKVVSYNREINFFIDNGGIKKLTGIKCKELFIWITISGMFIEDPSSGKISFTIPSGLKAHFPISAFELEEDDNKK